The Phlebotomus papatasi isolate M1 chromosome 3, Ppap_2.1, whole genome shotgun sequence genomic sequence TCGGTTATTTATACTaagtaaaaacaatatttttattttctataaatatttattttcggaactttttttttaaaatacaatgtGGCTAGGCACatatttggtaaaaaaaattgtgtcccACAGCAGTGCAAGTGAATAAAAACGAACTCTGCAATAATACGATTTGACGTTTAGTAATTAAGTGCGTGATTTGAGAGACTTTCAATCTCTAGTAGAGTATCGAGGAGGAGGGATAGAGATCTACAGGTGAGATCTATAGATCCAACCTCTGCAGTCACAAGTATTGGAGAATATCCTAGCGGATATTTCTCTCATAGATTTGAAGAACGTCCTATTCGTCCTTCGCGATACTCTCAAGATTGAAAGTCCTGCAAATCCTGTACTTAATTTCTGAGCATCACATCGCATTATCCAGGCACTCAGTTTTATTCGCTTTGTTTGCATGGGCATGAAAATCTTTACCAACTATCCATAGTAGAGGCCAGTATAGAGGACTTTCGGTAACTGATCTGCGTGCGATGGTAGTTCCGGGAACGTAACAATCCTGGTGGATCTGGCTGCTCGATCTTTTAATAAtctggaaaaaatataaacaggACGATAacatacaatttttcaaaactcCAATTGAATATTACTATGCGCAAGAAGatgagaaaaatgaaaattttctacaGATTTTGAAATATCTCTGTGGACCACTTCCAATCAAATACCGGACTCTGTCTAACCATCATTATCATTTCTCGCAGAATTTTTTACACGCACGGCATACACTTGTTTCACAGAACCGTCTTTCAACAGAGATTATCAACAATCTGCTacgggcctcgacagacctaaggattagccgagagacgatttagcgtaattatatccgaaataatggttaaatcgcatttctatcattttccactaagccgtctctcggcttgagtcgtaagtatgtctagggcataagtgttCTTTCTGTCTTAATCCCTCATATCAAGATGCTCAGCTGAACGCAAAAGCTAAGTATATTGAATGTGAGTGGTTTCCGGAACGAACCTCAAGAAGATTAAacctttttttcactaaaaatgatGTACTttgtttttcctcaaatttgttCACGAAAACTTCCGCGCACACTTATCTCCAGATtgttttttgtgaaaatggacTTGAGTGGGTTCCTTTTGAttgaattcatttaaaataattaataaaattaaggaaaacttACCTTTTTCCACTGAGCGACGCACATTTTTATTCACCATCAGACATGTCACAACTTTGTCAAATAGAGAGAAAATGGTCGACGGGCACACCGACACAGTAAGGTTGTGTAGTTGTAGGGACTTTAAACCAGAAATACAAAGTTTATACTCGATATATTCCGGACACTTTTTCAACATAGTATTTTTTGCGTAGAGATACAACGTATTACTTgactatatatttaaatttgtatatctTTCACGTAAATACATAGTATATACATAGAAAGTATGGAAATTAGTACTTTCCTCACATAAATACGCTGTATATACTCAGTAGGATCTGTAAAGTCAGTACGAATAGCCGGCCGGGTATATACTGAGTTTGTACATAGTAGATAGCCGGCCGGGTTGTGTGGTGAAACTTTGCAAGGTTTCTACGCCGACTGTGTCTGTGTTGCATCAGCTGTGAATAAAACACAAACACGCGTCGTCGTGATTGGAGTGGAGCATTTACCGCGTAATGTCCAGCATGGATTGTAAAATTCTTGAATTGAGACCAGATAGAAAGTTGCTAAAGAGCAACTTTGATGGGTATAAGTTATCTTTGGAACCCGTGGCAATAATTAAGGAAGCCCTCCAGATGATGCCTGATCGAGTGCATCCAAGCGAAGCTCAATACAGTTTCCTGCACGCTCAATTATTCAGCCTCCAGAATCATTTGATTCATGATCCCTGGACCAACGACACTTGCTACTACATTGACACCAATTGGACAGTGAAGAGAATCCAGTATAATCTCCAAGAGGGGCGCTTCAAGCCAATTGCAAGTGTTTTTCATGTTAAGAGGACCTCAGAACGCCTTCCTGGCCACTTCAACTTGACGATGGTGTTTATATCTGAGAAATTTGCTGCAATTGCCGATGGTACAGCATGGATTGAGATTGTAGATACTGGAGACAGAACAAAGGGTCAGGAGTGGAAGCAAGTGCTACAGATGAGGGTATTGCCGGATGAAAAGAGTGGTTTTGTTCTGAAAGATGCTCGACTTGAAATTCAACAGGAAAGTCGATATATCCATTGTCTCCTGATGAGAGTGGAGCAAGCAGAGGGGGCATTTGAGAGTGTCCTAGAATGGATTGCAATTGATTTAACTGGGAAAGCTGTGAAGCTACGCCGGGAGATGCGTTCAAAGTCATCAATATCTTATTCAGCTTTCACGTCCAACTCTTCAGGAGTGATTGTGGCTGCAGGAAAGACGGTAAAATTTACATACGACTCTGAAAATCCAATTATCAAAGAAGACAATCAGGAAAATGGCCAAAAAACTGATTATACTTGGAAGCAAACTGAAGAGGATGTTGTTATCACGTTTCACGAGAGGGAAGGAGCTGAAAAGGCAAATTTCCACGTAAAATGCACAGCCCAAAATATTTGTGTGAAGTACAAAGATGAAATTCTTATAGATGGTGATATTTTTGGGCGAATTGATGTGGATTTAACAACGTGGAATCTGCAAAATAGAACCTTCCAAGTGACCCTGGTGAAGGCAGTGGAGGGAGAAAAGTGGCTTCATCTCATTCCCGAGGGACCCCTTGAAGATTTCCTGGGGAAAATGGATGAAATGGTTGAAGATTCAGCGGGAAATCAAACGGGAATCTCTTCCTTAGACACACAAATGGAAGATTGCGATCGTGGAGATGAAGATGCTGAGTATTTTGTGGCAAAATTCGATGGAGGAAGTCACAAAGTCACTCATAAGGCCAATCTTGGGAATTGTTCACCGCTGTTCGATGTCACCCTGAGGCCAGGACATCCAGCAGCTCTAGCTCTTCGTCAGGATGTCGACTGTTGCCTCTGGCTACCGTGTCAAATGCCAAGTGAGTGGCTTCTGAGGCACGAAGGAACTCTGGATGCATTTGCTTATGTTTTGGCATCGAAGCAGCAACGAAAGTATGTTTCTTGTTCTCCTGACATGGCCTATGCTGTGATTTGTGAGCCAGAAAGGCATGTCTTCATTTACAAGTCCAAATATGAGACAGCTGCAGGACTAAGGAAGCGGTCAGGAGGACCCCAGGTGACGCTGGGTCAGCAAAAAGTCGTATCGCTAGAAGATGCTGGAGGACAAGTGATTGGGATGAATGTATTGAATGAAGTGACTCTGCTGCTGACGGAAAAATTTATTCTCTGCCTGCAAATTAATActgaacaataaaaatatttgatagaaaatgtttttttttctttcctacaaattttctaattggaatcTGTATCAGAATCCTGTAGGAGTCTCTCTTCAATCATTTTCACATCATTCTGGAGATCCTCATTTCCAGGTGAGAGCTTCAAAGCAGCTTGAAGTTCATCCAAACCCTGACGCATGAAGCCAATCTTGCAGAGAGCAGCACCTCGTCGAGCTAAGCATTGGATTCGTGCTGGCAGATTTGAATCGACAGCTGGCGATAGTAATTCATAGGCCCTGGAGCAGTCCTCAATGCAGCGCTGGAAATTCCCAATAGCCAGATGACTAGCTGAACGTTCCAGGAAGAGGTCGTAGCAGTCAGGAGTGAGCTGAATGGCTGTTGTAAGTGCAGAAATGGCTCCCAGATAGTTTTTCTTGTAGAAGAAATCTGAAGCTTTATCTTTCAACCACTGCGGATTTTTTTCCTCTGGCCTGAGATCTTCTTCCACAAATCCTGCATGCGAAAGAAACCAAGGGGTAAATCATTTTGATGAATTCGAACCAATCTGGCCAGGGAACGTGGGAAACTcgtatatttttcaggaaacccataattagatgtgattccttctaatcacacctattgtaatcctcggttTTTCTCAAGGTgttccgattgagctgaaattcacagggtatatgttttaagcatccctgatgccgaaaatcatatgccggcaatttcgggtccggctgccgtccCGCCgaccgtccggccgtccgtagtacgcaatatctctggtttggatagagatatcttcatattttttttttaaatatatctacgcgcgcgtacgacgatttctgtgctattagttttttgaaaaaccggttctaaaccggttaaaaaccacattttgtagtttatctcaaaatctaagcatgcgattttgaattttttatgtttatcttgtagcccagaaaatttagaccaatttaaaaaaaaaactagaacaTTTTTCGaacggttctcgagatatttcactttaaagatttcagaaaatttgctATAAGCATCAGGCgggaaaaaagcgggagaagcggcgtcggacaagctttccccatgttgcgtattttttcgcgaattttcgcgggcaCGAATTTTTCCgatgattttcgcggggcgcgaattttttcccTGATTTTTGCGGGGCGCGAATTGTATCGCTGATTTTCACGGGGCGCGAATTGTATCGCTGATTTtcacggggcgcgaattttttcgcgaattttttcgcgaattttcgcggggcgcgattgtctcgggtcgctgacagaggttctcaATGAATGTAAAGTTGAGACTTCTATCTTTCATAGTTTaagagataatcgactttaaggatttttagacacttttatgcattttctCATCCAATTATTTTCATTGTCAAGTAAAATTTTGCACGTATCAAGCCTGagagaggctctaaatggacgtaaagtttgaggcctctatctctcatagtttccaagatacagtgcccgctttgtaatccggatgattgggagacaatatgacagatgtccgcttcgtaatccggatggattttttgaatttgttcaacgtcttgcaaatataatacaagttttttttgtagaatagaataaaagttttaaagaagattaaaaagacatagttagagaattttatgctattatacttcatttattaaacaaaaacatcacaggataattcattttcattgatgaacacatatttatacataaccttaaaattattttaaatgtaaccgtcgataactcgtccggattacggcgatccggattagaaagcgggcactgtaatctactttaaaaattttcaggtacagtagactctctcaaattcgggcatatgggaccgaaatgtcagccgaattagacagaaattcgggcgataaactttttgaaatgcaacgattttttatttatgtgcATATAGGATATTGAGTTTgaacactcatatataacgtaaattgcatgaaaatccctcaataatgcaaaatcacattaaaactaagacaaaccatgccaaatttgagcatatttgattcatatgataataataatcaaacttgaaaaatgacaacaaacttttttcaaatgtaaccgctgcccgaattaaaaagtagaccgatcttaaaagagccgaatttgcgagagtctactgtacagtatactctcactcaatcggctctttttcaatcgggcgtcaaattttgttgacaattttcacgcttaattatgaagctaattcgctcaaattcgctgtagttcttcctattttatcgtgattctttataattcagcgctttttgtggaacttacaaaggctttgacgcccaaatctatcgataaaccggatgacattttgccccatattcccgattgagagaggaGTCTACTATacttttatacatttctcatccaattttccttattaataacgataataagttacataaaatttaaacgaaatttgcattatttatgtataaatataaatatcgttcaagtttgccacaatccgaatttgcaacgaaggaatcacacctctataagctaatctaggcttatcactggctttttattcagggaacccgggaaccaatattttcatgaaatccGGGGAACCCTTAAATATTTTAGAGGAACCGGGAATCAAGACACTCTAATTGCCTCTTTTAGAGTaactttgtgaaaaaaaatctctactTACCAACAACTTTTCGTGCTTCATGTTGCTTTTTAAACCATTCCTGCTCCAGATGATCCTGAGATTCGCGTTTTGGCGTGGGAAATCGCCTTTCTGTGAAATTAACAACAATATTCCCTTGTTGACGGACTTCCGGGACGATATTAACTGGTGCCTTGGGTTTTTCTGGAAGTCTCTTAGCTGTAGGAGATGGAAGAACTctcaatttctcaatttttgcattttcctCCCTACAAATCTCCTTATTGATTTCCTCTATCTGTTTTCTCATATCTGACTCATGGGCAATCACCTTCTCTATATCCTTCCGCCTTATTACAGCTTTTTTCTCAATCTTTTCCTTCACTTCCGCTTCATGTTGCACATGGGAGTCCGTTACAAAGGATTctttcatttgaattttcacaGTTTTTTCCATTTCTTTCTCAAGATTTTCCCAATTCTGTGGCTCCAGCTTTTTCAATGTAAATCTCATCTCATTGTCCAGGACGCGACACTTGCTCTGACCTTCATCAATTGGATGCATAAGAAATAT encodes the following:
- the LOC129807487 gene encoding nudC domain-containing protein 1; this translates as MSSMDCKILELRPDRKLLKSNFDGYKLSLEPVAIIKEALQMMPDRVHPSEAQYSFLHAQLFSLQNHLIHDPWTNDTCYYIDTNWTVKRIQYNLQEGRFKPIASVFHVKRTSERLPGHFNLTMVFISEKFAAIADGTAWIEIVDTGDRTKGQEWKQVLQMRVLPDEKSGFVLKDARLEIQQESRYIHCLLMRVEQAEGAFESVLEWIAIDLTGKAVKLRREMRSKSSISYSAFTSNSSGVIVAAGKTVKFTYDSENPIIKEDNQENGQKTDYTWKQTEEDVVITFHEREGAEKANFHVKCTAQNICVKYKDEILIDGDIFGRIDVDLTTWNLQNRTFQVTLVKAVEGEKWLHLIPEGPLEDFLGKMDEMVEDSAGNQTGISSLDTQMEDCDRGDEDAEYFVAKFDGGSHKVTHKANLGNCSPLFDVTLRPGHPAALALRQDVDCCLWLPCQMPSEWLLRHEGTLDAFAYVLASKQQRKYVSCSPDMAYAVICEPERHVFIYKSKYETAAGLRKRSGGPQVTLGQQKVVSLEDAGGQVIGMNVLNEVTLLLTEKFILCLQINTEQ
- the LOC129807488 gene encoding dynein axonemal assembly factor 4 translates to MVITLRDIEWTQTLDSVIIRVIFHGKLEHKKLDIFTHREFVKIHSPPFYREIFLMHPIDEGQSKCRVLDNEMRFTLKKLEPQNWENLEKEMEKTVKIQMKESFVTDSHVQHEAEVKEKIEKKAVIRRKDIEKVIAHESDMRKQIEEINKEICREENAKIEKLRVLPSPTAKRLPEKPKAPVNIVPEVRQQGNIVVNFTERRFPTPKRESQDHLEQEWFKKQHEARKVVGFVEEDLRPEEKNPQWLKDKASDFFYKKNYLGAISALTTAIQLTPDCYDLFLERSASHLAIGNFQRCIEDCSRAYELLSPAVDSNLPARIQCLARRGAALCKIGFMRQGLDELQAALKLSPGNEDLQNDVKMIEERLLQDSDTDSN